In one Anaeromusa acidaminophila DSM 3853 genomic region, the following are encoded:
- the brxC gene encoding BREX system P-loop protein BrxC, with amino-acid sequence MKIQSMFQKDINRDINGVIKVAQDDEKSLVQELGEYIITRELRRHFSTFFDNYSKAIDHPTDKIGVWISGFFGSGKSHFLKMLSYLLSNANVGDRTAVDFFKDKFDDPMMYATVVRCTNIPTESILFNIDIEGPINKDKTAVLRVFTKVFYNHLGFYGEDLKIAKLERFVDQQGKTEAFRKAFEDVNGASWLESRSAYAFFEDDIVSVLQSVLGMSETAARNWFNGEENSDMSIKQLVEEIRSYVDSKDKDFRLLFCVDEVGQYIGDDGDLMINLQSIVEEVGSKCLGKVWVMVTSQEAIDSVVKISGDDFSKIQGRFNTRLSLSSASVDEVIKKRILDKTEDADNLLRLVYDKEHAVLKNLFTFNDAVLDIKGYADGAEFSATYPFVPYQFIIIQKVLAEIRKHGNAGKHLSGGERSMLSGFQEAAQKVQGKDDNALVPFSLFYDTVHTFLESQIRRVIDRAQTAADKHDGLEQRDVSVLKLLYLVRYIDDIKANIDNIAILMVDDIQTDKINLRSEIAMSLERLVAQNYAARNGDTYSFLTDEEQDIAIDIRNTTVDSATIVASIGQTIFSELYPSKKYKYNKYDFSYDQYIDETLVGSATGGVRLRFVTVASDYYTAPEAKLIMDSQANNETIVLLSNAVQYFEELETAAKIRKYIKQKNVSQLPESIQDIIRKRQGQARKLEESAKKQIEKAIVDGTFFICGEKVDIKYSEAKGKLDEALKQLIESVYSKLNFVNVFRESDADILKVLNGEPEQGGFAGQGANNEFALNEVSQWLEERYMSRVPVSMGDVQQRYQSIPYGWREVDIAAIMARLIVAQKIEIRYGGAVVSKEDRNLVAYLRKKSEIEKASVSRRIAPSEDLIRKSINFLRNWLGQMGIPEDEDGLINCVKDTLEQRLAHYEKLIEKYSHDYYPQKEVVITARDLIVDILSQKRDNVALLTRLVAKQEALYNSSEDMEEIETFFKSQRTIFDAARQLQRDLQNERDYFATDADAIEKIKEISSILTMANPYAKIKALPDLMQDVNTAYGTLLAQKKEEVLGIITQCMGDVHTLAGVGGRAKDEVKQADDRFTAYKQKTTNATSLTVLDAMIMQMLNYKDQVCKRIETILHAITTPPKAGGEQPKPQKIAQIRRYDVFPVKRLTSREDVEQYLDGIRKKLYDTLEANDSIQIN; translated from the coding sequence ATGAAGATTCAAAGTATGTTCCAAAAGGACATCAACCGCGATATCAACGGCGTTATCAAAGTGGCGCAGGATGACGAGAAAAGCCTCGTACAGGAACTTGGCGAGTACATCATTACCCGGGAACTTCGTCGCCATTTCAGTACTTTTTTTGACAACTACTCTAAAGCCATTGATCACCCCACTGACAAAATCGGCGTCTGGATTTCCGGCTTCTTTGGAAGCGGTAAATCTCACTTCCTAAAAATGCTATCCTACCTTCTATCAAATGCTAACGTCGGCGACAGAACGGCTGTGGATTTTTTCAAAGACAAATTCGACGACCCGATGATGTATGCCACTGTCGTCCGCTGCACGAATATCCCCACGGAGTCTATTCTCTTTAACATCGACATCGAGGGGCCTATTAACAAAGACAAAACGGCAGTCTTAAGGGTTTTCACCAAGGTCTTCTACAACCATCTTGGCTTTTACGGCGAGGACTTGAAAATAGCGAAGCTCGAGCGTTTTGTAGATCAACAGGGTAAGACCGAGGCCTTCCGTAAGGCGTTTGAAGATGTCAACGGCGCATCGTGGTTGGAAAGCCGCTCTGCTTATGCTTTCTTTGAGGACGACATCGTCTCGGTTCTGCAAAGTGTCCTCGGCATGAGCGAAACCGCTGCCCGCAACTGGTTCAACGGCGAGGAAAATTCTGATATGAGCATCAAGCAGTTGGTCGAGGAAATCAGATCCTATGTTGATAGCAAGGACAAGGACTTCCGTCTTCTTTTCTGCGTGGATGAGGTAGGTCAATACATAGGCGACGATGGCGACCTAATGATAAACCTGCAATCTATTGTCGAGGAAGTCGGCAGCAAGTGCCTCGGCAAAGTCTGGGTTATGGTGACGAGTCAAGAAGCCATTGATTCCGTTGTGAAAATCAGCGGCGATGATTTTTCTAAAATTCAGGGGCGTTTCAACACCCGCCTGTCCCTGTCCTCTGCTTCGGTGGACGAGGTTATCAAAAAGCGTATCCTCGATAAAACCGAAGATGCCGATAATCTTCTGCGGCTTGTTTATGATAAGGAACACGCCGTATTGAAAAACCTCTTCACATTTAACGACGCCGTACTGGACATCAAGGGCTATGCCGACGGCGCGGAATTTTCCGCTACCTACCCGTTTGTGCCTTACCAATTCATCATTATTCAAAAGGTTCTCGCCGAAATACGCAAACATGGCAACGCCGGCAAACATCTCTCCGGCGGCGAGCGTTCTATGCTCTCCGGGTTCCAAGAGGCAGCACAGAAGGTACAAGGCAAAGATGATAATGCCCTCGTGCCTTTCTCACTGTTCTACGATACTGTGCACACCTTCCTTGAAAGCCAGATACGCCGCGTAATCGACCGCGCCCAGACCGCCGCAGATAAACACGACGGCTTAGAACAGCGTGACGTGAGCGTTTTAAAGCTGCTCTATCTCGTACGTTACATCGATGATATTAAGGCAAACATCGACAATATCGCCATTCTGATGGTGGATGACATTCAAACGGACAAGATAAACCTCCGAAGTGAAATAGCAATGTCGCTGGAACGTTTGGTAGCACAGAACTATGCCGCCCGCAATGGCGACACTTACTCATTTCTAACGGACGAGGAGCAGGACATCGCCATCGACATCCGCAACACAACTGTTGACAGCGCGACGATCGTTGCGAGCATCGGCCAAACGATATTTTCTGAACTCTATCCTTCTAAAAAATACAAATACAATAAGTACGACTTCTCCTACGACCAATATATCGATGAAACTCTCGTCGGCTCAGCGACAGGCGGTGTTCGCCTGCGTTTCGTCACTGTTGCCAGCGACTATTACACTGCCCCTGAAGCAAAGCTAATCATGGATTCGCAAGCTAATAACGAAACGATTGTCTTGCTTTCAAACGCGGTGCAATACTTTGAAGAACTCGAAACTGCCGCAAAGATTCGTAAATACATCAAACAGAAAAACGTATCTCAGTTGCCTGAGAGCATACAGGATATTATCCGCAAGCGCCAAGGACAGGCCCGAAAGCTTGAAGAAAGCGCCAAAAAGCAGATAGAAAAAGCGATCGTTGATGGCACATTCTTTATTTGCGGCGAAAAGGTTGATATTAAATACAGCGAGGCGAAAGGCAAGCTTGATGAGGCCTTGAAACAATTGATAGAAAGTGTATATTCCAAACTGAACTTTGTAAATGTATTCAGGGAAAGCGATGCCGATATTTTGAAAGTGCTAAACGGAGAACCAGAGCAAGGAGGCTTTGCTGGTCAAGGAGCAAATAACGAGTTTGCACTAAATGAAGTAAGCCAGTGGCTTGAGGAACGCTATATGAGCCGAGTCCCCGTTTCAATGGGCGACGTGCAGCAACGTTACCAGTCTATCCCGTATGGTTGGCGCGAAGTGGATATCGCCGCCATTATGGCTAGGCTCATTGTTGCGCAAAAGATCGAAATCCGTTATGGCGGCGCAGTTGTGAGCAAGGAGGACCGAAATCTTGTTGCCTACCTGCGCAAAAAGTCAGAAATAGAAAAGGCTAGCGTGAGTCGCAGAATTGCACCAAGCGAAGATCTGATACGCAAGAGTATCAACTTCCTACGCAATTGGCTCGGGCAGATGGGCATTCCCGAAGACGAGGACGGTCTGATCAACTGTGTAAAAGACACACTTGAGCAAAGACTTGCTCACTACGAAAAACTCATTGAAAAATATAGCCATGACTATTATCCGCAAAAAGAAGTAGTCATCACCGCCCGCGACCTGATCGTCGATATCCTTTCGCAAAAGCGGGATAACGTAGCCCTGCTTACACGCTTGGTTGCAAAACAGGAGGCTCTTTATAACAGCTCCGAAGACATGGAGGAAATTGAGACATTTTTCAAATCTCAACGTACCATATTTGACGCAGCCAGACAGTTGCAGCGTGATTTGCAAAACGAACGTGACTATTTTGCTACGGATGCTGACGCCATTGAAAAGATAAAAGAGATATCATCTATCCTTACGATGGCAAATCCCTATGCCAAGATCAAAGCCCTCCCCGACCTTATGCAGGATGTAAATACAGCCTACGGAACGCTCCTTGCGCAGAAAAAAGAGGAAGTTCTCGGCATCATCACACAGTGTATGGGCGATGTCCATACACTGGCAGGAGTCGGAGGCAGAGCAAAAGATGAAGTAAAACAAGCTGATGACCGTTTCACCGCATACAAGCAGAAAACAACCAATGCAACAAGCCTCACCGTGCTTGATGCGATGATTATGCAGATGCTCAACTATAAAGATCAAGTTTGCAAGCGGATTGAAACGATTCTGCACGCAATAACCACGCCCCCCAAAGCAGGTGGAGAACAACCTAAGCCACAGAAAATCGCGCAAATACGCCGTTATGATGTATTCCCTGTCAAGCGGCTGACCTCACGTGAGGACGTAGAACAGTACCTGGACGGTATCCGCAAAAAGTTGTACGACACGCTTGAGGCAAACGACAGCATACAGATTAACTAA
- a CDS encoding helix-turn-helix domain-containing protein, which translates to MSNEPEKWSSLEEIAEHLGVSKDTIRNWIKKGAIPHRRIGKQYKFKISEVDSWVDSGKSAEIE; encoded by the coding sequence ATGTCCAATGAACCTGAAAAATGGTCAAGCCTTGAAGAGATTGCCGAGCATCTCGGCGTAAGTAAAGACACCATCCGAAACTGGATTAAGAAAGGCGCCATTCCTCACCGGCGGATTGGCAAACAGTACAAGTTCAAAATTTCGGAAGTGGACTCTTGGGTAGATAGCGGCAAGAGCGCTGAGATTGAATAA
- a CDS encoding DUF1788 domain-containing protein codes for MADIKQELDKIKARISDAKFLANKGLSNEVGIHVFTYAPQHELVVRDYIDRLVNTPSDDYRIIERDMYKILLEILEEKRVLDKVPDMEEKKGKDYLLAQLQKNATEKAFLDKMKYEPHKHGDVLFLTGVGKVYPFMRSHKMLDSMQQAFSDIPIVMFYPGEFNGQSLILFKKFHDGNYYRAFNLL; via the coding sequence ATGGCAGACATTAAACAAGAGTTAGATAAAATCAAAGCACGAATCTCCGATGCAAAATTCCTTGCCAACAAGGGGCTATCGAACGAGGTCGGGATACATGTCTTTACATACGCACCGCAACACGAGTTAGTCGTCAGGGATTACATTGACCGCCTTGTCAACACTCCGTCGGATGACTATCGCATCATAGAGCGGGATATGTACAAGATTCTGCTTGAGATTTTAGAAGAGAAGCGTGTGCTTGATAAAGTGCCCGATATGGAAGAAAAAAAAGGCAAGGACTACCTCCTCGCTCAGTTACAAAAAAACGCCACTGAAAAGGCATTCCTTGACAAGATGAAATATGAGCCGCACAAACATGGTGACGTGCTGTTTTTGACAGGCGTTGGAAAAGTGTATCCCTTTATGAGGTCACATAAGATGCTCGACAGTATGCAGCAGGCATTCTCGGATATACCCATTGTGATGTTTTATCCTGGAGAGTTTAACGGACAAAGCCTAATCCTGTTCAAAAAGTTCCATGACGGGAACTATTACCGGGCGTTCAACTTACTTTAA
- a CDS encoding DUF1819 family protein yields MDITMPYTGSLTAEQFLFYEMRIVAKQYLEGKPIDEIVKYIKKDNLFQYPTERKISKLARACHRRIISLGNEKLVYELANAPVEVAKQINLYAMMRYNRLTREFMTDIIGEKYRQHDFSYTKKDINVFFSRLREQNDSIASWSEQTITKLKQVLTKCLIETEMLDSFRAHKLNPIFISAELECGIRENNDLTALPAFNCFR; encoded by the coding sequence ATGGACATCACTATGCCGTACACTGGCAGCCTAACTGCGGAACAGTTTCTCTTCTACGAAATGAGGATTGTCGCCAAGCAGTACCTTGAAGGGAAACCAATCGACGAAATAGTTAAATATATAAAGAAGGACAACTTGTTCCAGTACCCGACCGAACGAAAGATATCAAAATTAGCACGAGCCTGCCACCGGAGAATCATCTCCCTGGGCAACGAGAAACTGGTCTACGAATTAGCGAATGCGCCTGTCGAAGTGGCAAAACAAATAAATCTCTATGCAATGATGCGATATAACCGCCTTACCCGCGAGTTTATGACTGATATCATCGGCGAGAAGTACCGCCAGCATGATTTCTCCTACACCAAAAAGGACATCAACGTATTTTTCTCGCGACTGCGGGAACAGAACGATAGTATCGCTTCTTGGAGCGAACAAACGATAACGAAACTGAAACAAGTACTGACCAAATGCCTGATTGAAACGGAGATGCTCGACAGCTTCCGGGCTCATAAACTGAACCCCATCTTTATCAGTGCGGAACTGGAATGCGGCATCCGCGAAAACAACGACTTGACTGCCCTCCCAGCGTTTAACTGTTTCAGATAG